One genomic segment of Deltaproteobacteria bacterium includes these proteins:
- a CDS encoding metallophosphoesterase produces MIDQLLFRRFFTSLAIAWAVGEWILACWLLPPFRALPPALQLLALPAMALLNRLAACVFERESRLPALVDRPARMLMAGGFAAFAGAGAFLVLAGLWIAAGVLGGHPAEAGMLTGAREPFSLPRGFEIVALPLVAFAMGTVVHGYLRGYRRLVVTRLDVPVMALPAALAGLRVVHLSDLHLGPLADRSGLRDAFDRVAALEPDLVCVTGDIVDTPVADLASWIPELARVTARYGVFAVLGNHDRHADAEKVAGALRRWTSWRVLRDEAAVVEIGGARLHVLGLEDRPRLQAADALPHVLSARPPAEPAILLTHRPNVFAPAAAAGVPLVLAGHTHGGQVAVPGLPRFNLARFLMTRFDAGLFRDGGSWLHVSRGLGTSGQPVRVGVPREIAVLTLVPGVASARRVDGRPTRTNFGRGAAG; encoded by the coding sequence ATGATCGATCAGCTCCTCTTCCGCCGGTTCTTCACGAGCCTCGCGATCGCCTGGGCGGTCGGCGAGTGGATACTCGCCTGCTGGCTCCTGCCGCCGTTCCGCGCCCTCCCCCCGGCTCTTCAGCTGCTCGCGCTGCCCGCGATGGCCCTGTTGAACCGGCTCGCCGCGTGCGTCTTCGAGCGCGAGTCGCGGCTGCCCGCGCTCGTCGACCGGCCGGCGCGGATGCTCATGGCGGGCGGGTTCGCCGCATTCGCCGGCGCCGGTGCGTTCCTGGTGCTCGCCGGGCTCTGGATCGCGGCGGGCGTCCTCGGCGGCCATCCGGCGGAGGCCGGCATGCTGACCGGCGCGCGCGAGCCGTTCTCGCTGCCGCGTGGATTCGAGATCGTGGCGCTGCCGCTCGTCGCGTTCGCCATGGGGACGGTCGTCCACGGCTACCTGCGCGGCTACCGTCGCCTGGTCGTCACCCGGCTCGACGTGCCGGTCATGGCCCTGCCCGCCGCGCTCGCGGGACTTCGCGTCGTCCACCTGAGCGATCTCCACCTGGGCCCGCTCGCCGACCGCAGCGGGCTCCGGGACGCATTCGACCGGGTGGCGGCCCTCGAGCCGGACCTGGTCTGCGTGACGGGAGACATCGTCGACACGCCGGTGGCCGACCTGGCGTCCTGGATCCCGGAGCTCGCACGCGTCACCGCGCGTTACGGGGTGTTCGCGGTCCTCGGCAATCACGATCGCCATGCCGACGCGGAGAAGGTCGCCGGTGCGCTCCGCCGGTGGACGTCCTGGCGGGTGCTGCGCGACGAGGCCGCGGTGGTCGAGATCGGCGGCGCCCGGCTGCACGTCCTCGGCCTCGAGGATCGGCCGCGCTTGCAGGCAGCGGACGCCCTCCCGCACGTCCTCTCGGCACGTCCTCCGGCAGAGCCCGCCATCCTCCTCACCCACCGGCCGAACGTCTTCGCGCCTGCCGCGGCGGCCGGCGTGCCGCTCGTGCTGGCGGGACACACGCACGGCGGGCAGGTGGCCGTCCCCGGTCTGCCGCGCTTCAACCTGGCGCGGTTCCTGATGACCCGCTTCGACGCCGGGCTGTTCCGCGACGGCGGGTCCTGGCTCCACGTGAGCCGCGGGCTTGGCACGAGCGGGCAGCCGGTGCGCGTCGGGGTGCCGCGGGAGATCGCGGTGCTGACCCTGGTGCCCGGCGTCGCATCGGCGCGGCGAGTTGACGGTCGCCCCACCCGCACGAACTTCGGGCGCGGGGCGGCGGGTTGA